Within the Glycine soja cultivar W05 chromosome 3, ASM419377v2, whole genome shotgun sequence genome, the region TGAACTACAGAACAGGGAAATGCATGCTCCGTTTGTATGATTCTTGTTGGGAAGTCTCCTTAATTCCAGTCACTCCTAGCCCACCTTAGATGTGGAGGGTAGCCCTGGGCACAAGGGAATGTGTTGGGGATCTCATATGAACTAGTGATATGGTCAAAATagagtattatttttattataattttttttatcggcaaatgttagttgttagtttgttagtttttgttagtagGGGATTCAAACCCACGACCTATCTCTCTCTCCCTTCACCCTTTACCCCCTacccaaccttatatctccctAAACAGAACATATAAGTCTTTTAAGCTGATTTTGTAGGGTTCAGTTGTCATTTGATCAATTTGACAGATTTCTTTTATATGTAGTTCCtgagttatgaaaaaaaaattcttgatttCTTTAAAGGGGATCTTATTCAAGACCTCTCGCCCTCTCATTTTGATGTTTGCAtatttcatttctaaaatttGTTCAATGCAGATTAACAATGCAGGGATTGGTGGAGTTGTAATTGATGACACTGATTTAATCACTACAGCCATCATGAATCGTGGGGTAAGTATGTTGGTCGTGTTCTGAAATCTAGTTAATACAAGTGGAAAGTTGCAGTGTCCATGCCCCCACTCTCTTTCCCTTTTCAGTTCCATTTTTTTGGTTATGGGAAGAGCTAGATGTGATCTTTCGTAATGAGCATGGCCTTCTATAATGCACTGAAATTGGATTGCTAAAACTTTATTTTGAGGTCTTGCATCGACTATAGATATAACTAAAGTAGAACTTATAAAGGCTTGAAAAATCCTCATCTTGTGAACTAGCTTTTGACATTGAGTTAAGCCTAACTCAAATTCAGGATTGTGTGAAAGCATTTTTATCAATGTTTATATGTCAACCTTTCTTATCATTCTTATTTATAACTGTTAAGAATTTTGGAATTGGCTCTTCTTTTGCTATGTTAAAGTATATGAGAAATCTGGAAGGTtgtgattcttttattttgaggCAAGGGATATTATTAGGGATTTGTGATTGAGTATTGAgttgtcattattttttagGCTATACCAGAAGATAATGGGACAAAGGGAATAACTCATACATACGAGTTAGCTGAAGAATGCTTGCAAATAAATTACTATGGCGCTAAAAAAACTACAGAATCCCTTATGCCTCTCCTCCAATTATCTGATTCACCAAGAATTGTGAATGTATCATCCACTCTGGGGCAGTTAGAGGTAGGCTATTACTTCTTGCACCAAtaaattcttaattattattttgcatAAACTCTGACTGAGAAAAGTGAAGGGAGTCAGTTCTTGCTATTATTGACTTTAAATACTAGTTAAATCCAGATTCATCTGTTCTGAGTAGTTGATAAATAGCATTCCATATGATATGTAATGTAACCTTATTTTAAGCAGAAATAGTAACATCTTCAATCATCTCTCCTTAAAGGttctataaattataatagGTATTGATGCACATATATGTATtttctgccttttttttttacaactagTTAAGAAATAGTCATATCTGAACTCATATGATTGTTAATAACAGCTCTAATTAGCATTCAATATATGATGTTTAAGCAAAATTTTCAGTTTCATTTCTTGcctattttcaaaataagtctgGTTGCGTGAGTTTCTATTGCTTAATCATGTCAAATTCAGAGTTTGCCAAAAGAATCATGGGCCAGAGGAGTCTTCAATGATGTTGATAACCTTACTGAAGAGATAGTGGATGAAATATTGAACAAGTTTCTCAGAGATTTCAAAGAAGGTTCACTGGAAAGTAAAGGCTGGCCTAAGTATCTGAGTGCCTACATTGTCTCTAAAGCTGCTATGAATGCCTACACAAGAATCCTTTCTAAGAAATACCCTTCATTCTGCATCAATAGTGTTTGCCCTGGTTATGTCAAGACAGATATGACTGCCAACACCGGCTTCTTAACAGTTGAAGAAGGTGCTGCTAGTCCTGTGAGGCTAGCACTGCTTCCCATTGGTAGTCCATCAGGCTTCTTCTATTACAGGAGTGATGTGGCTTCCTTTTGATTAGTAATGCAATGTTATGCTTTTGTTTGTCAATTTATCATTCTAAATTACACACAATGTTTATTGAGGCTACTTTAAGCACATTATATCATGTTGTTTACTTCTATttaacttgtgttatttggatcttaagaaaattagtattgcttttatttttatctcctTAGATTGTGTATgcaataaaattcttacaaaagtAGAGGAAGTTCAAGAGACACAAGCTGAGTAATTTGGATGCATTTCTAAGaggcaaaagaaaatatgtttattaGGGAACAAAcacaattcaaatatttattaggaatcaaaaacatattttaacctaaataaaaaaatatttatcattttaaaaaaaacttcgtaccccattgcccggaggctcttcgctatgtgaaggtatgggggagggatgttgtacgcagccttacccttgcatatgcaaagagactgtttccggattcgaacccatgaccaaggcacaactttaccgctgcaccagtaTTTtaacctaaataaaaaaaatatttatcattttaaaaatatttaatagaaataaattGATAATAGGTGAAGGATAAAAGTTACAATAAGATATATAtgattttcatataattttaacaCATTCAAAGTAATAGGTCATAATTACTTAATCAATTTCTCCCAATCTAATATTCGAAAAATCTTCTCCCAATCAATTTCACCCATGattatcaaactctcgagttaactcgCTAACTCTTACGAGGTTACGAATCCACTTGTCTTCTGCGAGTTAACTCTCGAGTAAATTCTTTTCTTAGTAGACTTTgggtaaattttataaactctaagtaaactcggtagactctcgagtttaccaccgagtcaacgagttagcaagttaaaaaaattagactaaaatgtaagtcattttttattgttttctgtcaatttagcattcaacataccttcatttagtgtgttattctcaaatacaaaattatcaccgttaataatatcaaactcttgttttctaataacatcaaaccctcgATGAGAATGATTTATCACTACTATAACCTCTACAAGCTATTGTCTAGTagtgatgtattattattacacttgattatttaaatattctaaattttatgatttattcttttgttttattatactattgaaatgtttaattagtatgttaattataaatattttgttattatttttatatgaagtagactcttacgagtttacgagtTGAGTCTATGAGTCAAGTTTATGGAACCTCACGAGTCTGCctaaactctcgagtttgataaccttggtGTCACCTACATCTTCATATTCAATTTGATTGGGGGAATTGCTTTGTCTTATTATCCACAATGGGTATGATACCAGTCAATTTAGCACTTGGGAAATGTTTCTGAAACTAAAGCGATGAGAGAGAGTCAACAGGAGCTAGTGTTGGGCCGTGGAAGTAATGGGCCTTTTATTGATCTAAAGGTCTACTAATAGCAAATCAAAGAGGTTCTTTTCAGTTGGCCCTTAAAACGGCATTGTAGGCGTCTCAGCAACAAATGAAACCGAGAAAGGACCCAATGAAATCATGGTGggagaaaacaaacaaacaaggtactaattttaatattataaaatatatacatagtTTTGTTGGATAAAAAAAGACAGATCCACAATCTGTTTTTCTATAATACAGATCTTCATATTGACATAGCTTGCCATAGTACATATGGAATTTACACAATATACTTTACATATTGATTTGACCAATAAAATAGACAGAttaattgtttctttacttGGAAATTTATCAAGCCATGTACAAGAATCATCCGAAAGCATTACAATGCTTGATATACCACATTAGTTTTGGTAAGAAAAGAAGAATGGTGAGTAGTGTTAGATTTTGAGTGTGGCAGAGTGATATACATTGATCTGAAAGTGTTAATACTAATAAAC harbors:
- the LOC114405776 gene encoding (+)-neomenthol dehydrogenase-like codes for the protein MGEATERYAVVTGANKGIGLEIVRQLASAGIKVLLTARNEKKGLQALETLKDSGLSHLVLFHQVDVADATNVASLADFVKSKFGKLDILINNAGIGGVVIDDTDLITTAIMNRGAIPEDNGTKGITHTYELAEECLQINYYGAKKTTESLMPLLQLSDSPRIVNVSSTLGQLESLPKESWARGVFNDVDNLTEEIVDEILNKFLRDFKEGSLESKGWPKYLSAYIVSKAAMNAYTRILSKKYPSFCINSVCPGYVKTDMTANTGFLTVEEGAASPVRLALLPIGSPSGFFYYRSDVASF